The following coding sequences are from one Streptomyces venezuelae window:
- the asnB gene encoding asparagine synthase (glutamine-hydrolyzing), translating into MCGIAGTYRWPDGKAVTDRLTDVLAHRGPDGSGRYSHPAGDGEVHLGHRRLAIIDLSETGAQPMVSDGLSLTYNGELYNAPELRAELTGAGVRFRGTSDTEVLLEAWRRWGTDCLPRLRGMFAFAVFDERTGELVLARDQLGIKPLFLLRRGGGMVFASELKALAAVTGGSLDVDHAALVASLLYYWVPDSRCAFREAEKLPPGSWLRIRPDGREERGTYWNLKDVAAEGRERARSGERPDLAAIVEESTRQHLLSDVPVATFLSGGLDSSYLTALAARHQPGISAYTIGFRAADAKFEAMPDDLRYARQVARRYGVDLHEIEIAPNVLDLLPQMTYSLDEPIGDPAAINTFLICSAAREAGVKVMLSGMGADELFAGYRKHLANLLALRYQRVPGPLRRGVSGVVDRLPVATARRGYRSVRFAKRFLSFAGLPEETAFRRSYTMYDQDELLALVDPDLAGTVDDVLTEHADVYRDNELDDHVNRMCLTDARMFLPGLNLAYTDRSSMAASTEVRVPYVDVDVVRAAFTVPGDRKIVGRQGKAVLKEAATSILPKEIVYRPKGLFSAPLRAWMSRDLAPLVREVVNDGVLVNSGILRRDALARMVAEDAAGQRDFSKHLWHVLTLEYWYRGAVSGSGRSQAA; encoded by the coding sequence ATGTGCGGCATCGCAGGAACGTACCGTTGGCCCGACGGCAAGGCGGTGACCGACCGGCTCACCGACGTCCTCGCCCACCGCGGCCCCGACGGGTCGGGCAGGTACAGCCACCCGGCCGGTGACGGCGAAGTGCACCTCGGGCACCGTCGCCTGGCCATCATCGATCTCTCCGAGACCGGCGCCCAGCCGATGGTCTCGGACGGCCTCTCCCTCACCTACAACGGCGAGCTGTACAACGCGCCCGAACTCCGTGCCGAACTGACCGGCGCCGGGGTGCGCTTCCGCGGCACCTCCGACACCGAGGTGCTCCTGGAGGCCTGGCGGCGCTGGGGCACGGACTGCCTGCCCCGGCTGCGCGGCATGTTCGCGTTCGCCGTCTTCGACGAGCGCACCGGCGAACTCGTGCTCGCCCGCGACCAGCTCGGCATCAAGCCGCTGTTCCTGCTGCGGCGCGGCGGGGGCATGGTGTTCGCCTCCGAGCTGAAGGCGCTCGCCGCCGTCACCGGCGGATCCCTCGACGTCGACCACGCGGCCCTGGTGGCCTCGCTCCTCTACTACTGGGTCCCCGACTCGCGGTGCGCGTTCCGCGAGGCGGAGAAGCTGCCGCCGGGAAGCTGGCTGCGGATCCGGCCCGACGGCCGGGAGGAGCGCGGCACGTACTGGAACCTGAAGGACGTCGCCGCCGAGGGCCGGGAGCGGGCCCGCAGCGGCGAACGGCCGGACCTGGCCGCCATCGTCGAGGAGTCGACCCGGCAGCACCTGCTCTCCGACGTGCCCGTGGCGACCTTCCTCTCCGGCGGCCTCGACTCCAGCTACCTGACCGCGCTCGCGGCCCGCCACCAGCCGGGGATCTCCGCCTACACCATCGGATTCCGCGCCGCCGACGCCAAGTTCGAGGCGATGCCCGACGACCTGCGCTACGCCCGGCAGGTCGCCCGGCGGTACGGGGTAGACCTGCACGAGATCGAGATCGCCCCGAACGTCCTCGACCTGCTCCCGCAGATGACGTACTCCCTGGACGAGCCGATCGGCGACCCCGCGGCGATCAACACATTCCTGATCTGCTCGGCCGCCCGCGAGGCCGGCGTCAAGGTGATGCTCTCCGGGATGGGCGCCGACGAACTGTTCGCCGGGTACCGCAAGCACCTGGCCAACCTGCTCGCCCTGCGCTACCAGCGCGTCCCCGGGCCGCTGCGGCGAGGGGTGTCCGGTGTGGTGGACCGGCTGCCGGTCGCGACGGCCCGCCGGGGCTACCGCTCGGTGCGGTTCGCCAAGCGGTTCCTCTCCTTCGCGGGACTGCCGGAGGAGACCGCGTTCCGCCGCAGCTACACCATGTACGACCAGGACGAACTGCTCGCCCTCGTCGACCCGGACCTGGCGGGGACCGTCGACGACGTGCTGACGGAGCACGCGGACGTCTACCGGGACAACGAACTCGACGACCACGTCAACCGCATGTGCCTGACCGACGCCCGGATGTTCCTGCCGGGCCTCAACCTCGCCTACACGGACCGCTCCAGCATGGCCGCATCGACCGAGGTGCGCGTGCCGTACGTCGACGTCGACGTGGTCAGGGCGGCGTTCACCGTGCCGGGCGACCGCAAGATCGTGGGGCGGCAGGGCAAGGCCGTCCTCAAGGAGGCCGCCACCTCGATCCTGCCCAAGGAGATCGTGTACCGGCCCAAGGGCCTGTTCAGCGCGCCGCTGCGGGCCTGGATGAGCCGGGACCTGGCGCCGCTGGTGCGCGAGGTCGTCAACGACGGCGTGCTCGTGAACTCCGGGATCCTGCGCCGCGACGCGCTGGCCCGCATGGTCGCCGAGGACGCCGCCGGTCAGCGGGACTTCTCCAAGCATCTGTGGCATGTGCTGACCCTCGAGTACTGGTACCGCGGCGCTGTCTCCGGCTCCGGCCGGAGCCAGGCGGCCTGA